The following proteins are encoded in a genomic region of Dyadobacter sp. UC 10:
- a CDS encoding alpha-amylase family glycosyl hydrolase codes for MIADKSKFIPRVCYEIFVRSFCDSNGDGIGDLKGIISKLDYLADLGIEAIWLTPIHPSPSYHKYDVVDYFGIEPEYGTIYDFRRLLYEAHTRNIEIYLDLIVNHTSTLHPWFTEARKSPDNEFRKFYWWMTPPQIETLGISKRETSDDSQVVYPWHDNPEDQEKYYGLFYQGMPDLNYHSPALRSELEKIIDFWLVEIGVDGFRLDAARHIFPDWEKQHSLEFWDFFAGLIKKSNPNAFTVGEVWAETEEVAPYFAHLDATFHFDLSFALQRILVSEQDENLIQKLLESYTVFARYNPHFIDAIMLTNHDQERIGSVVENHAEKIKLAASILLTLPGQPYIYYGEEIGMLGAKPDPYIREPFLWSDREENNNETTSWIDAKFTTSKTVTPLSRQINDPDSTYNHYRTLIRLRKALPALHQIFEPNLAHVDLYDDQIMAFLRTHVSNPLLVIHNLSGFGKNITMPGVLSDFRHVVFTNDPKITTDFSGGTLNAYASIILAGSDTADSPRIEQ; via the coding sequence ATGATCGCCGACAAATCGAAATTTATTCCCCGGGTTTGTTACGAAATTTTTGTCCGCTCGTTCTGTGACTCCAACGGGGACGGGATCGGGGATCTGAAAGGGATTATTTCCAAACTGGATTACCTCGCCGACCTGGGCATCGAGGCGATCTGGCTTACCCCTATCCACCCTTCTCCAAGCTACCACAAGTATGACGTTGTCGATTATTTTGGCATCGAGCCTGAGTATGGGACAATCTATGATTTCCGGAGATTACTTTACGAGGCACACACTCGGAATATCGAGATATATCTGGACCTGATCGTAAATCACACCAGTACCTTGCATCCCTGGTTCACTGAGGCGAGAAAAAGTCCGGATAACGAATTTCGTAAATTCTACTGGTGGATGACCCCGCCGCAGATTGAGACGCTGGGCATATCAAAAAGAGAGACTTCCGACGACTCACAGGTAGTATATCCCTGGCATGATAATCCCGAGGACCAGGAAAAATATTACGGATTGTTCTATCAGGGAATGCCTGATCTCAACTATCATTCTCCTGCATTGCGGTCGGAACTCGAAAAGATCATCGATTTCTGGCTGGTAGAAATTGGCGTGGACGGTTTCAGGCTCGATGCAGCCCGGCATATTTTTCCTGATTGGGAAAAACAGCATAGTCTGGAGTTCTGGGATTTCTTTGCAGGTTTAATCAAAAAAAGTAACCCGAATGCCTTCACAGTAGGAGAAGTGTGGGCTGAAACGGAAGAAGTCGCACCCTATTTCGCCCACCTGGACGCTACCTTTCATTTTGATCTCAGTTTTGCACTCCAACGTATTTTAGTTAGTGAACAAGACGAAAACCTGATCCAGAAGCTGCTGGAAAGCTACACGGTTTTTGCCCGGTATAATCCGCATTTTATAGACGCGATTATGCTCACCAATCACGATCAGGAGCGGATCGGGAGTGTGGTCGAAAATCATGCTGAAAAGATAAAACTGGCCGCCAGTATCCTGCTCACGCTCCCCGGACAGCCTTATATCTACTATGGAGAAGAAATAGGCATGCTCGGTGCGAAACCAGACCCGTACATCCGGGAGCCCTTTTTATGGTCCGACAGGGAAGAGAACAACAACGAAACCACCAGCTGGATAGATGCAAAATTCACCACTTCCAAAACGGTGACGCCGCTTTCCAGGCAGATCAATGATCCTGACTCGACCTACAACCATTACCGTACCTTGATCCGCCTGCGCAAGGCTCTGCCTGCATTGCACCAGATTTTTGAACCTAACCTAGCGCATGTGGATTTGTACGACGACCAGATCATGGCATTTTTACGGACGCACGTCTCCAATCCATTGCTGGTTATTCACAATCTGAGCGGTTTTGGAAAAAACATAACGATGCCGGGCGTATTAAGCGACTTCCGTCACGTCGTCTTCACTAATGATCCTAAAATAACCACCGATTTCTCAGGAGGAACCCTGAATGCCTATGCTTCGATAATCCTCGCTGGGTCCGACACCGCCGATTCTCCGCGCATTGAACAGTAG
- a CDS encoding Maf family protein, with amino-acid sequence MIYLQKPLVLASNSPRRKQLLTDAGFTFTVDVKPTDESFPADLPAKDVAAYICEQKAAMFKGDTEGQIVLTADTVVIAENRILGKPANAAEAFEMLKMMSGRSHEVVTAVSLLNGNHLETISDTATVYFRELAESEISYYIDRCKPFDKAGAYGVQEWIGMTGIEKIVGSFYTIMGLPVHIVYQKLKPFFRD; translated from the coding sequence ATGATTTATTTACAAAAACCACTCGTTCTAGCCTCCAATTCTCCTAGAAGAAAACAGCTCCTCACCGACGCAGGATTTACTTTTACCGTCGATGTGAAACCTACTGACGAAAGTTTTCCGGCCGATTTGCCTGCAAAAGATGTGGCAGCTTACATCTGCGAACAAAAAGCAGCGATGTTTAAAGGAGACACAGAAGGGCAGATCGTGCTGACAGCGGACACTGTGGTAATAGCAGAAAACCGCATTCTGGGAAAACCAGCCAACGCTGCGGAAGCTTTTGAAATGCTGAAAATGATGTCAGGAAGAAGCCATGAAGTGGTTACTGCGGTAAGCCTATTGAATGGAAATCACCTGGAAACCATCTCGGATACTGCCACGGTTTATTTCCGCGAGCTGGCAGAATCGGAAATATCCTATTATATTGACAGATGTAAACCATTCGATAAAGCCGGTGCGTACGGTGTGCAGGAATGGATCGGAATGACCGGCATTGAGAAGATAGTAGGATCGTTTTATACGATTATGGGCCTGCCCGTTCATATTGTTTACCAAAAATTAAAGCCCTTTTTCCGGGATTGA
- a CDS encoding MarR family winged helix-turn-helix transcriptional regulator, producing the protein MSIETDIKQKKFRSPYQRLALNLIYTTNWLEYKQLEFFKEHDITPQQYNVLRILRGQQTVPIKVSDITERMLDRNSNTSRLVDKLLAKNLAKRTSCPNDRRAVDVVITEDGLQLLAQLDPSVDEWEDRFNIISPEEADQISALLDKLREAEQ; encoded by the coding sequence ATGTCCATTGAAACTGATATAAAACAAAAAAAATTTCGGAGCCCCTACCAGCGGCTGGCACTGAACCTGATTTATACGACTAATTGGCTGGAATACAAGCAGCTTGAATTCTTTAAGGAACACGATATCACACCCCAGCAATATAATGTGCTGCGCATTTTGCGCGGGCAGCAAACCGTGCCGATCAAGGTTAGTGACATTACGGAGCGGATGCTTGACAGAAATTCGAACACCTCCAGACTGGTAGACAAGCTGCTCGCAAAAAATCTGGCAAAAAGGACTTCCTGTCCCAACGACAGGCGGGCTGTGGACGTGGTGATCACGGAAGATGGCTTGCAGTTGTTAGCTCAGCTGGATCCCTCTGTAGACGAATGGGAAGACCGTTTTAATATCATTTCTCCCGAAGAAGCGGATCAGATCAGCGCGTTACTGGATAAACTGCGTGAAGCCGAACAATAA
- a CDS encoding YceI family protein, with amino-acid sequence MKSVKFFFASLAVAAFVSASASAEDGKKANNLKVNTSKSELTWNGKKVTGEHTGTIALKEGTITMDGAKLTGGKFVADLNSITCTDLTDKEYNGKLIGHLKSEDFFSVAKHPTATFVVTKATPKAAGVYDVTGDLTIKGITKPVTFPVTVKSTAAGAEATGKLVVDRSKYDIKYNSKSFFENLGDKMINDDFTIDVKLVAGK; translated from the coding sequence ATGAAATCCGTTAAATTTTTCTTCGCTTCTCTGGCAGTAGCCGCATTTGTTTCTGCATCAGCTTCGGCTGAGGACGGCAAGAAAGCTAATAATCTGAAAGTAAACACCTCTAAAAGCGAACTTACCTGGAACGGTAAAAAAGTAACTGGTGAACATACCGGCACAATTGCGCTGAAAGAAGGAACCATCACGATGGACGGAGCGAAACTGACCGGCGGAAAATTTGTTGCCGACCTGAACAGCATTACCTGTACAGACCTTACCGACAAAGAATACAATGGCAAGCTGATCGGTCACCTTAAATCAGAAGATTTCTTTTCTGTTGCGAAACATCCTACCGCTACCTTCGTGGTTACCAAAGCAACCCCAAAAGCTGCGGGTGTTTATGATGTGACCGGCGACCTGACAATTAAAGGGATTACCAAGCCGGTAACTTTTCCGGTAACTGTTAAATCAACAGCTGCGGGTGCTGAAGCAACCGGTAAGTTGGTGGTTGACCGTTCGAAATACGATATTAAGTACAATTCGAAGTCATTCTTCGAGAACCTGGGCGACAAAATGATCAATGATGATTTTACAATCGACGTGAAATTGGTTGCCGGGAAATAA
- a CDS encoding TlpA family protein disulfide reductase, whose translation MKTLLTAFILISGLSSSFAQSEDQISRKLDLDGVLTVHITSAPQPEIVPVSLHTYHSFPKSDVNHFTDSLTPDRSEIFLRSPFRTLGKSTVYIADSSYELVGEPGDTVNILVMSKSSDNQQRPLVAFEGKNKEVQQYYQAKTRVMNDPLQACMNEGMSVANLAPFKKMMDSTYQKYEQFWSKYQKNHTLPDWFKTYETNALNYADAWLRVYMVWYQTGYQKKNQVIPDSYYDFRKRIKVKNEASMYDYEYLRFLREEIFSQMRHSKQKISLGGFGQYARQELGEKLGSFVEIWELSGSVDNPNWVETKFSKQFPGEYQYLVNYIRSRAAANIKLLKTGDKAPNFALVDSNDSLVSLNEYKGQVVYLSFWFTSCGACIKEFPYENKLVEQFKDKPVKIISICTGTPGAADDQQLPKWKATSKRFGLKTIDLYSNPAWTKTLRGKYRISAYPHYVLIGADGKVIENFADRPSQGIAAKIEKALADAGK comes from the coding sequence ATGAAGACACTACTGACTGCTTTCATTCTAATTTCAGGTTTAAGTAGTTCTTTCGCGCAGAGCGAGGATCAAATTTCCAGAAAACTGGATCTGGACGGTGTGCTCACTGTACATATCACGTCTGCACCCCAACCTGAAATCGTCCCGGTGAGCTTGCATACCTATCATAGCTTCCCGAAATCAGATGTAAATCATTTCACAGATTCGCTGACCCCTGACAGAAGCGAAATCTTTCTGAGAAGTCCGTTCAGAACATTGGGAAAATCCACGGTTTACATTGCAGATTCCAGTTATGAGCTTGTAGGTGAGCCCGGTGATACGGTCAATATTCTGGTTATGAGCAAATCATCAGATAATCAGCAAAGACCACTTGTTGCGTTTGAAGGGAAAAATAAGGAAGTCCAGCAGTATTATCAGGCGAAGACCAGGGTCATGAACGACCCGCTTCAAGCTTGCATGAACGAAGGAATGAGCGTAGCAAACCTTGCACCGTTCAAGAAAATGATGGATTCGACTTATCAGAAATACGAACAATTCTGGTCTAAATATCAGAAGAACCACACTTTGCCCGACTGGTTCAAGACTTATGAAACTAATGCGCTGAATTACGCAGACGCGTGGCTTCGTGTGTATATGGTTTGGTACCAGACTGGGTATCAGAAGAAAAACCAGGTAATCCCCGATTCCTATTATGATTTCAGGAAAAGAATCAAAGTAAAAAATGAAGCCTCCATGTACGATTACGAATACCTGCGATTTCTGCGAGAAGAAATTTTTTCGCAGATGCGGCATTCAAAACAGAAGATTTCGCTGGGAGGCTTTGGTCAGTATGCCAGACAGGAATTAGGTGAAAAACTTGGTTCATTTGTGGAAATATGGGAGCTGAGCGGCTCTGTGGATAACCCGAACTGGGTGGAAACGAAATTCAGCAAACAGTTTCCCGGTGAATATCAATACCTGGTCAACTACATCAGAAGCCGTGCCGCAGCTAACATCAAGTTGCTGAAAACCGGCGACAAGGCGCCCAATTTTGCATTGGTGGATTCGAACGATTCACTGGTTTCGCTAAATGAATACAAAGGCCAGGTCGTGTATCTGAGTTTCTGGTTCACGAGCTGCGGGGCTTGTATCAAGGAATTCCCTTACGAAAACAAGCTTGTCGAGCAGTTTAAAGACAAGCCTGTTAAAATCATCAGTATCTGTACAGGAACTCCGGGAGCGGCAGACGACCAGCAGTTGCCCAAATGGAAAGCAACGTCCAAGAGGTTTGGATTAAAAACGATTGACCTTTATTCAAATCCCGCCTGGACGAAAACATTGCGTGGGAAATATAGGATCAGTGCTTATCCGCATTATGTACTGATCGGGGCAGACGGAAAAGTCATCGAAAATTTTGCGGACAGGCCGAGCCAGGGAATCGCTGCCAAAATCGAAAAAGCGCTCGCTGATGCCGGCAAATGA
- a CDS encoding type I restriction enzyme HsdR N-terminal domain-containing protein translates to MESLNLPEFAYKVKQVNGKPHIFDIIRRKFVSLTPEEWVRQHFIHLLISHYGYPKSLFAIETGLQYNTLAKRSDIMVLSSNSLPFLLIECKAPFVPITEATFAQISRYNFTLQPQYLAVTNGMSHYCFKAVNGQIDFLDDFPPYGASNSRA, encoded by the coding sequence ATGGAATCTTTGAACCTTCCCGAATTTGCTTATAAAGTTAAGCAGGTTAACGGGAAACCGCATATTTTCGACATTATACGAAGGAAATTCGTATCCCTCACCCCCGAGGAATGGGTTCGCCAGCATTTTATTCATTTGCTGATTTCCCACTATGGTTATCCGAAATCCCTCTTTGCGATCGAGACTGGTTTACAATATAATACCCTTGCCAAAAGGAGTGATATTATGGTTTTATCGTCCAATTCGCTGCCATTTTTACTCATCGAATGCAAAGCCCCTTTCGTACCCATTACCGAGGCTACGTTTGCGCAGATCAGCCGGTACAACTTCACATTACAACCTCAATACCTGGCAGTTACCAATGGAATGAGCCACTACTGTTTTAAGGCAGTCAACGGCCAGATCGACTTTCTTGATGACTTTCCACCTTATGGCGCCAGCAATTCCAGAGCGTAG
- a CDS encoding AMP nucleosidase: MNTKEQIVENWLPRYTGTPVGEFGNYILLTNFGNYVSMFAEKFNVPVRGQGRAMQTATYKDITIINFGMGSPMAATVMDLLSAINPKAVLFLGKCGGLKKTQIGDLILPIAAIRGEGTSDDYMPPEIPALPSFRLQSTVSASIKKAKMDYWTGTVYTTNRRIWEHDDEFKEYLRAIRAMAIDMETATIFIVGFANSIPHGALLLVSDNPLVPEGVKTEESDQKVTTNFVKKHLEIGIESLTELARSGESVKHLRFEN; the protein is encoded by the coding sequence ATGAATACTAAAGAGCAGATAGTGGAAAACTGGCTCCCGCGTTACACGGGCACGCCGGTCGGGGAGTTTGGTAATTATATTCTTCTCACCAACTTCGGTAACTATGTGAGCATGTTTGCCGAGAAGTTCAATGTGCCGGTAAGAGGCCAGGGGAGGGCTATGCAAACTGCTACATACAAGGATATTACCATTATCAACTTCGGAATGGGAAGCCCGATGGCGGCGACGGTGATGGATTTGCTGTCGGCGATTAACCCGAAGGCCGTTTTGTTTCTGGGTAAATGCGGCGGACTCAAAAAAACACAGATCGGCGACCTGATCCTGCCTATAGCTGCGATCCGGGGCGAAGGTACCAGCGACGATTATATGCCGCCGGAAATACCTGCATTGCCATCTTTCCGCCTGCAAAGTACCGTTTCGGCCAGCATTAAAAAGGCAAAAATGGACTATTGGACAGGGACTGTTTATACGACGAATCGCAGGATCTGGGAGCACGACGATGAATTTAAAGAATACCTGCGCGCAATCCGTGCGATGGCAATCGATATGGAGACAGCGACCATTTTTATAGTCGGTTTCGCCAATTCAATCCCGCACGGGGCATTGCTGCTCGTGTCGGATAATCCGCTGGTCCCGGAGGGTGTGAAAACGGAAGAGAGTGATCAGAAAGTCACCACGAATTTTGTCAAAAAGCATTTGGAAATCGGCATCGAATCGCTGACAGAGCTTGCCCGTTCAGGGGAGTCTGTCAAGCATTTGCGTTTTGAGAATTAG
- a CDS encoding globin domain-containing protein, with protein sequence MENQSLYERIGGDEALRMLTDNFYDLVFSHELISRLFKTDKDLIKEKQRLFLTQFLGGPQLYSDVYGHPMMRARHMPHTITEDDAVAWLQCMSEAVGKLPISNELKDELFNRFPRTAFFMVNTEG encoded by the coding sequence ATGGAGAATCAATCATTATATGAGCGGATAGGTGGCGACGAGGCGCTCCGGATGCTGACTGACAATTTTTACGATCTCGTATTCAGCCACGAGCTGATTTCACGCCTTTTCAAAACGGACAAAGATCTGATTAAGGAGAAGCAAAGGTTGTTTTTAACACAATTTCTGGGAGGTCCCCAGTTGTATTCGGACGTATATGGTCACCCGATGATGCGCGCCCGCCACATGCCTCATACAATTACCGAAGACGATGCAGTTGCCTGGTTGCAATGCATGTCGGAAGCAGTTGGAAAGCTTCCGATCAGCAACGAACTCAAAGACGAGCTTTTCAACAGGTTTCCGAGGACTGCGTTTTTTATGGTGAATACGGAGGGGTAA
- a CDS encoding type II toxin-antitoxin system HigB family toxin yields MKRIFAKSTLVQYWQIHPETEQYLKIWFDTIIKNDFKSPAEIKIAFGTASILKNGRIVFNIKGNSHRLVAHFNFSKQLVYIRFIGTHKEYDRINANTI; encoded by the coding sequence ATGAAAAGGATTTTTGCTAAAAGTACGTTGGTTCAGTATTGGCAAATTCATCCAGAAACGGAACAATACCTGAAAATCTGGTTTGACACAATAATTAAAAATGATTTTAAGTCACCAGCTGAGATTAAAATTGCTTTCGGAACTGCCAGCATTTTAAAAAATGGGAGGATTGTATTTAATATCAAAGGTAATTCTCACAGGCTGGTAGCACATTTTAATTTTAGTAAACAGCTCGTTTACATTCGTTTCATTGGCACGCACAAGGAATACGACAGGATTAATGCAAATACGATTTGA
- a CDS encoding helix-turn-helix domain-containing protein gives MLKLIKTEEEYRTALKRLGELFNAPAGTPESDECDVLALLVGAYEDEHYPIGEPDPIETIKIRMEEMQLKQIDLAEAVGGKSRVSEVLNKKRKLTVEMIRNLSVLLHVSVNSLIADYQLTR, from the coding sequence ATGCTTAAACTGATTAAAACAGAAGAAGAATATCGCACCGCCCTGAAGCGGCTTGGCGAACTTTTTAATGCACCTGCTGGGACACCGGAAAGCGATGAGTGTGACGTGCTTGCATTGCTTGTCGGGGCTTATGAAGATGAGCATTATCCGATTGGAGAGCCGGATCCTATTGAAACAATTAAAATCCGGATGGAAGAAATGCAGTTGAAGCAGATCGATCTGGCAGAGGCGGTAGGCGGGAAAAGCCGGGTGTCGGAAGTATTAAACAAGAAGCGCAAATTAACAGTTGAAATGATCAGGAATCTTTCGGTGTTGCTTCATGTATCGGTAAACAGCCTCATCGCCGATTATCAATTAACCCGCTAA
- a CDS encoding CCA tRNA nucleotidyltransferase: MNFKEQLSGYPILEIVAKAAAELNVEAYVIGGFVRDLILKRDSKDIDIVSIGSGIELAELVASQLGPDVFVSIYKSFGTAQIRQGDLEIEFVGARKESYRADSRKPAVEDGTLADDQNRRDFTINAMGISLKKGIFGDLIDPFDGVKDLKKKIIRTPLAPDITFSDDPLRMMRAIRFASQLNFDIEADTFDAIVKMKDRISIVSAERISDELNKIILSKTPSYGFKLLFHSGLLAIIFPEMIELQGVENIEGKGHKDNFYHTLQVLDNVSQHTEDLWLRWAAILHDIAKPATKKFDKKIGWSFHNHEEVGARMVPVIFRRMKLPLNEKMRFVKKLVRLHLRPIVLSKEDITDSAMRRLLVEAGEDIEALMKLCRADITSKNPEKVKKYISNFDLVEQKLKDLEERDKLRNFQPVITGEMIMQTFGLKPAKEVGVIKEIVREAILEGIIPNEYEAAFAFMVEEGRKMGFSVQ; encoded by the coding sequence ATGAATTTCAAAGAGCAATTATCCGGCTACCCGATATTGGAGATTGTGGCGAAGGCTGCGGCAGAGCTGAATGTAGAAGCATATGTGATCGGCGGGTTTGTGAGGGACCTGATACTCAAAAGAGATAGCAAGGATATTGACATCGTTTCCATCGGCAGCGGCATCGAATTGGCTGAACTCGTGGCCAGTCAGCTCGGGCCGGATGTTTTTGTGAGCATTTACAAAAGTTTCGGAACAGCACAGATCCGGCAGGGCGATCTGGAAATCGAGTTTGTAGGAGCCCGGAAAGAGTCCTACCGTGCCGACTCACGCAAACCGGCAGTGGAAGACGGAACATTGGCCGACGACCAGAACAGGCGCGATTTTACGATTAATGCCATGGGGATCAGCCTGAAAAAAGGCATTTTTGGCGATCTGATCGATCCGTTTGACGGAGTAAAAGATCTCAAAAAGAAGATTATCCGCACCCCGCTTGCGCCTGATATCACGTTTTCCGATGATCCGCTGCGTATGATGCGCGCGATCCGTTTTGCCAGTCAGTTGAATTTTGATATCGAAGCGGATACTTTCGACGCGATCGTCAAAATGAAAGATCGTATTTCCATCGTTTCTGCCGAGCGGATTTCTGATGAATTGAACAAGATTATTCTTTCAAAAACACCTTCCTACGGTTTCAAACTACTATTTCACTCGGGATTACTGGCCATTATATTTCCTGAAATGATCGAGCTGCAAGGTGTGGAAAACATTGAAGGAAAGGGACATAAGGATAATTTTTACCACACATTACAGGTGCTCGACAATGTATCGCAGCATACTGAGGACCTCTGGCTCCGGTGGGCGGCGATCCTGCACGATATTGCCAAACCGGCTACCAAGAAATTCGATAAAAAGATCGGCTGGTCATTTCATAACCACGAAGAAGTGGGCGCAAGGATGGTTCCGGTTATTTTCAGACGGATGAAACTGCCGTTGAATGAAAAAATGCGGTTTGTCAAAAAGCTCGTGCGGCTGCATTTGCGCCCGATCGTTCTGTCCAAAGAAGATATTACCGACTCGGCGATGCGACGCCTGCTGGTGGAGGCAGGTGAGGATATTGAGGCGCTGATGAAACTTTGCCGCGCCGACATTACTTCCAAAAATCCGGAAAAGGTCAAAAAGTATATCAGCAATTTTGACCTGGTCGAGCAAAAGCTGAAAGACCTGGAAGAACGCGACAAGCTGCGCAACTTTCAGCCGGTGATCACGGGAGAGATGATTATGCAGACCTTCGGCCTGAAACCCGCGAAGGAAGTTGGGGTCATCAAGGAAATTGTCCGTGAAGCAATCCTGGAAGGTATCATACCTAATGAATACGAAGCGGCTTTCGCCTTCATGGTTGAAGAAGGAAGAAAAATGGGTTTTTCAGTGCAGTGA
- a CDS encoding DUF2851 family protein, translating into MMNEEILSFVWRFQYFESANLLTDDQKCISVIRTGHKNTNAGPDFLEACVVIDDVHWYGNIEIHVRSSDWFVHTHETNLAYESVILHLVWENDKPVLRQDGTLIPTLSLKGLVKSSILERYALLQDLDDAIPCASMFREVHEIHKYAMLDRVLLERLQRKASAVIELLEKNRNDWEETAYQWLGMHFGFKLNDPAFLRLTQIVPLKIIHKHRDRLLYIEAVLLGCAGLIPEKSDDLYVRALQKEFRFLSTKYNLADKQMQSHEWKFAKLRPAGFPTIRLAQLARLLSFESNLFSTIISVNSFERMQELFQLSQSEYWVRHYVFDKKAATPVPSMGKDAGSSLIINGIVPVLVAYAKQRRQPELLDKAVYWLSQIPSENNRITREWATLGMRVKTSADSQALIEWYNNYCLPKKCLECTVGAGLVRSANL; encoded by the coding sequence ATGATGAATGAAGAAATCCTGAGTTTTGTCTGGCGGTTTCAATACTTTGAGAGCGCAAATCTCCTCACAGACGATCAGAAGTGTATTTCCGTGATCCGGACCGGTCACAAAAATACCAACGCCGGCCCAGATTTTCTGGAAGCCTGTGTGGTGATCGACGATGTGCATTGGTACGGGAATATTGAAATCCATGTGCGCTCTTCCGACTGGTTTGTTCACACCCACGAAACTAATCTGGCTTATGAAAGCGTGATCCTGCACCTGGTTTGGGAAAATGATAAGCCCGTGCTCAGGCAGGATGGCACATTAATTCCAACGTTATCGCTCAAAGGACTCGTGAAAAGCAGCATCCTGGAAAGGTATGCATTGTTGCAGGACCTCGATGACGCCATTCCCTGTGCGTCGATGTTTCGTGAGGTGCACGAGATCCATAAGTATGCAATGCTGGACCGTGTGCTGCTGGAACGCCTGCAAAGAAAGGCATCTGCGGTTATCGAGCTCCTGGAAAAAAACCGCAACGATTGGGAAGAAACGGCTTATCAGTGGCTGGGAATGCATTTTGGCTTTAAACTCAACGATCCCGCTTTTCTAAGGCTTACCCAGATTGTACCGTTGAAAATCATTCATAAACACCGGGACAGGCTGCTTTATATCGAAGCAGTTTTACTGGGGTGCGCCGGCCTGATTCCCGAAAAATCGGATGATTTATATGTGCGGGCATTACAAAAAGAGTTCCGGTTTCTGAGCACCAAGTACAACCTGGCCGACAAGCAAATGCAGTCTCACGAATGGAAATTCGCGAAGCTCCGTCCGGCAGGGTTCCCTACTATCCGATTAGCGCAACTCGCCCGGTTACTTAGCTTTGAAAGCAACCTTTTCTCGACCATTATTTCTGTTAATTCGTTTGAAAGAATGCAGGAATTGTTTCAGCTCAGCCAGTCGGAATACTGGGTCCGCCACTATGTGTTTGATAAAAAAGCAGCCACGCCGGTACCATCCATGGGAAAAGATGCCGGCTCATCACTGATTATCAACGGAATAGTGCCTGTTTTAGTGGCATATGCCAAACAACGCCGCCAGCCGGAGCTCCTGGATAAAGCCGTATACTGGTTGTCTCAGATTCCTTCCGAAAACAACCGGATCACAAGAGAATGGGCGACACTTGGAATGCGGGTAAAAACCTCAGCCGACTCGCAGGCGCTTATCGAGTGGTATAATAACTATTGCCTGCCAAAAAAATGCCTTGAATGCACAGTAGGCGCCGGATTGGTACGCTCGGCTAACCTTTGA
- the mtgA gene encoding monofunctional biosynthetic peptidoglycan transglycosylase, with protein sequence MKSSFVRRLRFIALRLLLLFFGISIIWVVILRFLPVWVTPYMLSRKIEAFKEDKDTELFHDWESYENISKEAALAVVASEDQNFPKHWGFDFDQIYNAVTEKRKRARGASTISQQVAKNVFLWHGRSYFRKGLEVYFTVLIELIWDKERILEVYLNVAEMGEMTFGVEAASLRYYNKSAKKLTRYEAARIAAVLPNPIRFSIRNPSNYVNKRTGQIVRQMKYLGGQKYLDNL encoded by the coding sequence GTGAAAAGTTCTTTTGTCCGCCGTCTGCGATTTATTGCGCTAAGATTACTGCTCCTGTTTTTTGGAATATCAATTATTTGGGTGGTCATTCTCAGGTTCTTACCGGTCTGGGTAACACCCTATATGCTTTCCAGGAAGATTGAAGCGTTCAAAGAAGACAAAGACACCGAGCTTTTTCACGATTGGGAATCCTACGAGAATATTTCGAAAGAAGCGGCTTTGGCAGTAGTTGCTTCGGAGGATCAGAACTTTCCAAAGCACTGGGGTTTCGATTTTGACCAGATCTATAATGCGGTCACCGAAAAGCGGAAACGTGCGCGGGGGGCAAGTACTATTTCTCAGCAGGTAGCCAAGAACGTTTTTCTTTGGCACGGGAGAAGCTATTTCCGAAAAGGACTTGAAGTATATTTTACTGTGTTGATCGAGTTGATCTGGGACAAAGAACGGATTCTGGAAGTATATCTCAATGTAGCCGAAATGGGAGAAATGACCTTCGGTGTGGAAGCGGCTTCGCTGCGCTATTACAATAAATCAGCAAAAAAACTGACAAGGTATGAGGCCGCGCGCATTGCAGCGGTTTTGCCTAACCCCATCCGGTTCTCAATCAGAAATCCGTCAAACTATGTTAATAAGCGTACAGGCCAGATTGTGAGACAAATGAAGTACCTGGGAGGACAGAAATATCTGGACAACCTGTAA